One genomic region from Drosophila subpulchrella strain 33 F10 #4 breed RU33 chromosome 2R, RU_Dsub_v1.1 Primary Assembly, whole genome shotgun sequence encodes:
- the LOC119549709 gene encoding uncharacterized protein LOC119549709 isoform X1, whose protein sequence is MNYQKASEKQSPSSLNKRPPGGNGNSIQNFWNERIMERFIKANLFIICCVVAVLLLIVYLGAFSCEVSWILEAHGELPFAAYTLCSLYFVMFVATTILIHGLVSGLCWPLFAWSGIIGLLSIPELVFVMIMTTQHWGLQSVHGLTELTSYLIRLIINCFALICVIPTGIRWRRETQVLSQLQGLATRLSLQTPAPSVPMTKADSRRSSQRLSGFENAGYQLCDETGSKIPLGPGMALGLNNQGGGSQAFGSQNEFNASMFAPAMAQQYNNGTLMQRGGAGGANGGHRAQSLMDLRCTLPGMYNPRHVLDTEDKNAKYFNITIDDLKNNLQDSHRPSPPSLIGSTSNDPIYCSIEPKQLTPPPAKQRSHHRSRGTHKQPPTGKLSRNCVSLENLDGISKVQNDLTAYGNNLLQNYTQQQQYYLAMLLHQQQQQQQQQLHHQQAGGIYRRPSNCSSTGGFVGTVLAQPMQRRGSTHSQQMQYYGGFGYANYANPYITANSKLSLGNESDDYRKYRDVAL, encoded by the exons ATGAATTATCAGAAGGCCAGTGAAAAGCAGTCGCCGTCCTCATTGAATAAGCGACCGCCGGGCGGCAACGGCAATAGCATACAAAACTTTTGGAACGAACGCATTATGGAGCGCTTCATAAAGGCGAATCTATTCATTATCTGCTGCGTGGTGGCGGTTCTTTTGCTG ATCGTCTATCTGGGGGCCTTCTCGTGCGAGGTCTCTTGGATACTGGAGGCCCACGGCGAGCTGCCCTTCGCCGCCTACACGCTCTGCTCGCTCTACTTCGTCATGTTCGTGGCCACCACGATCCTCATCCACGGCCTGGTCAGCGGGCTCTGCTGGCCCCTGTTCGCCTGGTCGGGCATCATCGGCCTGCTCTCGATCCCCGAGCTGGTCTTTGTCATGATCATGACCACCCAGCACTGG GGACTCCAATCGGTGCATGGACTGACCGAGCTGACCTCATACCTGATTCGCTTGATCATCAACTGCTTCGCGCTGATCTGCGTGATTCCCACGGGCATCCGTTGGCGTCGGGAGACTCAGGTGCTGAGCCAGCTGCAGGGACTGGCCACCAGACTCTCCCTGCAAACGCCCGCACCCAGTGTGCCCATGACCAAGGCGGATTCCCGGCGCTCCAGCCAGCGGCTTAGTGGATTCGAGAACGCCGGCTACCAGCTGTGCGATGAAACAGGCTCCAAGATACCACTGGGTCCGGGAATGGCACTGGGTCTGAACAACCAAGGTGGCGGCAGTCAGGCGTTTGGCTCCCAGAATGAGTTCAATGCCAGCATGTTTGCTCCGGCCATGGCCCAGCAATACAACAACGGCACCCTAATGCAGCGAGGTGGGGCAGGTGGAGCAAATGGTGGCCATCGCGCCCAGTCTCTGATGGATCTGCGCTGCACTCTGCCCGGAATGTACAATCCGCGACATGTGCTCGATACGGAGGACAAGAACGCCAAGTACTTCAACATCACCATCGATGATTTGAAGAATAATCTGCAGGATTCGCATCGACCGTCGCCGCCTTCGCTGATTGGCTCCACCAGCAACGATCCCATCTACTGTTCTATCGAACCCAAACAGTTGACACCGCCACCCGCTAAGCAGAGGAGCCACCATCGTTCACGCGGAACTCATAAGCAGCCGCCAACGGGCAAACTGTCCCGGAATTGCGTGTCTCTGGAGAATCTGGACGGGATCAGCAAGGTGCAGAATGACTTAACCGCCTATGGGAACAATCTCCTGCAGAACTACACGCAACAGCAGCAGTACTACCTGGCCATGTTGCtgcaccaacagcagcagcagcagcagcaacagttgcACCACCAACAGGCGGGCGGCATCTACCGCCGACCATCCAATTGCAGTTCCACGGGAGGATTCGTCGGCACCGTGCTGGCACAACCGATGCAGCGACGCGGCTCCACCCACAGCCAGCAGATGCAGTATTACGGTGGCTTCGGCTATGCCAACTACGCCAATCCGTATATCACAGCCAACAGCAAGCTTTCGTTGGGCAACGAATCCGACGACTACCGGAAGTACCGCGATGTGGCTCTTTGA
- the LOC119549709 gene encoding uncharacterized protein LOC119549709 isoform X2: protein MERFIKANLFIICCVVAVLLLIVYLGAFSCEVSWILEAHGELPFAAYTLCSLYFVMFVATTILIHGLVSGLCWPLFAWSGIIGLLSIPELVFVMIMTTQHWGLQSVHGLTELTSYLIRLIINCFALICVIPTGIRWRRETQVLSQLQGLATRLSLQTPAPSVPMTKADSRRSSQRLSGFENAGYQLCDETGSKIPLGPGMALGLNNQGGGSQAFGSQNEFNASMFAPAMAQQYNNGTLMQRGGAGGANGGHRAQSLMDLRCTLPGMYNPRHVLDTEDKNAKYFNITIDDLKNNLQDSHRPSPPSLIGSTSNDPIYCSIEPKQLTPPPAKQRSHHRSRGTHKQPPTGKLSRNCVSLENLDGISKVQNDLTAYGNNLLQNYTQQQQYYLAMLLHQQQQQQQQQLHHQQAGGIYRRPSNCSSTGGFVGTVLAQPMQRRGSTHSQQMQYYGGFGYANYANPYITANSKLSLGNESDDYRKYRDVAL from the exons ATGGAGCGCTTCATAAAGGCGAATCTATTCATTATCTGCTGCGTGGTGGCGGTTCTTTTGCTG ATCGTCTATCTGGGGGCCTTCTCGTGCGAGGTCTCTTGGATACTGGAGGCCCACGGCGAGCTGCCCTTCGCCGCCTACACGCTCTGCTCGCTCTACTTCGTCATGTTCGTGGCCACCACGATCCTCATCCACGGCCTGGTCAGCGGGCTCTGCTGGCCCCTGTTCGCCTGGTCGGGCATCATCGGCCTGCTCTCGATCCCCGAGCTGGTCTTTGTCATGATCATGACCACCCAGCACTGG GGACTCCAATCGGTGCATGGACTGACCGAGCTGACCTCATACCTGATTCGCTTGATCATCAACTGCTTCGCGCTGATCTGCGTGATTCCCACGGGCATCCGTTGGCGTCGGGAGACTCAGGTGCTGAGCCAGCTGCAGGGACTGGCCACCAGACTCTCCCTGCAAACGCCCGCACCCAGTGTGCCCATGACCAAGGCGGATTCCCGGCGCTCCAGCCAGCGGCTTAGTGGATTCGAGAACGCCGGCTACCAGCTGTGCGATGAAACAGGCTCCAAGATACCACTGGGTCCGGGAATGGCACTGGGTCTGAACAACCAAGGTGGCGGCAGTCAGGCGTTTGGCTCCCAGAATGAGTTCAATGCCAGCATGTTTGCTCCGGCCATGGCCCAGCAATACAACAACGGCACCCTAATGCAGCGAGGTGGGGCAGGTGGAGCAAATGGTGGCCATCGCGCCCAGTCTCTGATGGATCTGCGCTGCACTCTGCCCGGAATGTACAATCCGCGACATGTGCTCGATACGGAGGACAAGAACGCCAAGTACTTCAACATCACCATCGATGATTTGAAGAATAATCTGCAGGATTCGCATCGACCGTCGCCGCCTTCGCTGATTGGCTCCACCAGCAACGATCCCATCTACTGTTCTATCGAACCCAAACAGTTGACACCGCCACCCGCTAAGCAGAGGAGCCACCATCGTTCACGCGGAACTCATAAGCAGCCGCCAACGGGCAAACTGTCCCGGAATTGCGTGTCTCTGGAGAATCTGGACGGGATCAGCAAGGTGCAGAATGACTTAACCGCCTATGGGAACAATCTCCTGCAGAACTACACGCAACAGCAGCAGTACTACCTGGCCATGTTGCtgcaccaacagcagcagcagcagcagcaacagttgcACCACCAACAGGCGGGCGGCATCTACCGCCGACCATCCAATTGCAGTTCCACGGGAGGATTCGTCGGCACCGTGCTGGCACAACCGATGCAGCGACGCGGCTCCACCCACAGCCAGCAGATGCAGTATTACGGTGGCTTCGGCTATGCCAACTACGCCAATCCGTATATCACAGCCAACAGCAAGCTTTCGTTGGGCAACGAATCCGACGACTACCGGAAGTACCGCGATGTGGCTCTTTGA
- the LOC119549708 gene encoding WASH complex subunit 2 — MDISADVEQIIAQAPDWNFAGDCALLELMKRISQNLQERGEKTSRNLRDFETSVRQVDISLNNATNSLRSLQFGNQFVEYRVEEVDDADLAMPEEKKKPEPPPKTSEEMSKEFLENNLRMFRKNFEPVTIEVPDSDDEDAPVHSTTVFRAKNPYDAIPLPYVIGTKEWEEHKYAGLYDSKENSEDERSEEFSSSSSDERESVPVKITKPANKPEEPHLSDSSSLASFAREPAIVSPVIKPAVQIAEPAVRTQPRPIISSQRNPHERDLFAALRQSPPSDDPPSTSSSPTSSPAFRNPSSRLPIASTASLSSSSSSPAQQPPRLFDEAVSTQTPKETEVKPSQTKRMPVNLFNDDQFKSFMSEIVDKVQTKTGSKTVAPASTIPVKEPPKEKESLKQNAKPEAPKPIAEQSVSKRVNLFDDSPPLSPTPKAEPLFNNNSNSSGAIPKRNDQTKSLFDNSPTTSALPKEKPSKKITKTKSLFDDDLEDDDFLNSFKPKTKPQEQKPLSEPTSSLFDDDDLDIDDIFIKPTAQPNKLSEKVAGKTRLFEDDDQDDVTDLFGSKKTKETSKELPPDISPEKIVEDSPPDISSYKKVDAPIAQKKSLFDDDDLFGTPKAKSLNTSDSTGVEIETEGKQIEIEEESLKIDIKENQPQEIAVNSSVPIHRDSPPPIEIVEEKSEREKWRPVKNVLAEPIPKSTDLFNEDFSDDDSFLSPSNIKVKPNSASETKEFIKPTEENTLEAKENIAPVNPPKPSTKPTDLFNEDFSDDDSFLSASKTKDNSVGATATKEIKIPAEPQLVSEIKPKELPQKLPQNKVDEITTIDEKVDVLPDVLSKPQENVPVSESPPPDNDDSNQDPIITMVADATNKSPKEISTPRKPADLAAAQQIMQNYSNLFSDEPPDDSEFFQTLGSSGLSSLSASKIFDSEHDFFEPALPKIPSATKPSPVTPGDQPSSSSDYGAICLFSDIPPEDDNHAGEESQKPAEAQKEESAATTTRIHTIFYDDFSETARAGAGQPAAKQFSFDDEPPPADEPDRSKDKSPKLPSPTSPVKKLKMPNININVQALLPGSGGLPKVLRKQESSSSEREESSSTAQFKDPIPSSKENVIPSAEGGLQHVNKSRARGPAKRRPSTRKGRKENYAKSLQDSEQAITSSTSIQKGSSDDKAEVKYSEATSAKAPLPQSVKAEKMFSAPALPTLNTTPDLQPLERPPPSKYGGSFLDSPDEDDSFFNSVATHEVPSAKTVGGKQGSDPPKSYRSFLDSPDEDDLLFTPFENKKAAESAFPQAVSKEPPMDRRQLEKTSGPTKLRNSFLDSPDEDDSLFSPVKTVAAPGDRNAAAATVESKEVSAKVAPPPSKLPDTAKAQVKAKPQAAPKLFDDSDDDDDLFASAAVPASVASVPVTNRTKQPTKPAAASLFGSDDEEPEVSAKIAPVKKLPVKTSKSLFSDDDDDDDLFGGGSKTKGSATKKTKPVAKAAPKAPTSKAATATTIIPSKSSDNPLADLLDFE, encoded by the exons ATGGATATAAGTGCGGATGTGGAGCAGATTATAGCCCAAGCTCCGGATTGGAACTTTGCGGGTGATTGCGCTCTCCTGGAGCTGATGAAGCGCATTTCCCAG AATCTTCAGGAAAGGGGCGAAAAAACCAGTCGTAATCTAAGGGACTTCGAGACGAGTGTGAGACAAGTGGATATATCCCTGAACAATGCCACTAACAGCCTACGATCGCTGCAATTTGGCAATCAGTTTGTGGAGTATCGGGTGGAGGAGGTGGATGACGCCGATTTGGCCATGCCAGAGGAAAAGAAGAAG CCTGAGCCGCCGCCTAAGACTTCGGAGGAAATGTCCAAGGAGTTTCTGGAGAACAACCTACGAATGTTTCGCAAAAACTTTGAGCCGGTGACCATAGAAGTGCCCGATTCGGATGACGAGGATGCTCCTGTGCACTCAAC AACCGTATTCCGGGCAAAGAACCCTTACGATGCTATTCCCCTGCCCTATGTAATTGGCACAAAGGAATGGGAGGAACACAAATACGCTGGACTGTATGACAGTAAGGAAAATAGTGAGGATGAAAGGTCCGAAGAATTCTCCTCCAGCTCATCGGATGAGAGGGAATCCGTTCCGGTGAAAATCACAAAACCAGCGAACAAACCAGAAGAGCCTCATCTATCGGACTCCTCCTCACTAGCATCGTTTGCCAGGGAACCGGCCATTGTGTCACCAGTTATTAAACCTGCTGTCCAGATCGCAGAGCCTGCCGTCAGAACGCAACCGCGTCCCATCATAAGTAGTCAAAGGAATCCACATGAGAGGGACTTGTTTGCTGCCCTACGGCAATCGCCGCCTAGCGATGATCCGCCGTCCACTTCATCCTCGCCTACATCTTCACCAGCATTTAGGAATCCTTCTAGTCGCTTGCCAATAGCGTCTACGGCATCGCTTAGCTCCAGTAGCAGTAGTCCTGCGCAACAGCCACCAAGGCTTTTCGACGAAGCTGTTTCCACACAAACTCCGAAGGAAACTGAGGTCAAGCCAAGTCAAACTAAGCGCATGCCTGTAAATCTCTTCAACGACGATCAGTTCAAATCGTTCATGTCCGAAATTGTTGACAAAGTCCAGACCAAGACAGGCAGCAAGACAGTTGCACCCGCTTCAACGATTCCAGTAAAGGAACCACCCAAAGAAAAGGAATCTTTAAAACAAAACGCAAAGCCTGAGGCACCAAAACCAATCGCTGAGCAATCAGTGTCGAAACGTGTAAATCTGTTTGACGACAGTCCTCCATTGAGTCCAACTCCAAAGGCAGAGCctctttttaataataacaGTAATTCTTCGGGTGCTATTCCAAAACGCAATGATCAAACCAAATCCCTCTTTGATAATTCTCCTACCACGAGTGCATTGCCAAAGGAAAAACCTTCGAAGAAGATAACAAAAACGAAATCGCTCTTCGATGACGATTTGGAGGACGATGACTTCCTGAACTCCTTTAAACCGAAAACAAAGCCACAAGAACAAAAACCGCTCTCAGAACCAACATCCTCCCTATTTGATGATGACGATTTGGATATTgatgatatatttataaaaccaaCGGCTCAGCCAAACAAGCTCTCTGAAAAAGTAGCTGGGAAGACTAGATTATTCGAAGACGATGACCAAGATGATGTCACTGATTTGTTTGGCTCCAAAAAGACCAAAGAAACAAGCAAGGAGTTGCCTCCAGATATCTCGCCCGAAAAAATAGTCGAGGATTCGCCTCCAGATATTTCATCGTACAAAAAGGTCGATGCTCCAATAGCCCAAAAGAAAAGCCTATTCGATGACGATGATTTATTTGGAACACCGAAGGCTAAGAGCTTAAATACTAGTGATAGTACTGGCGTTGAAATAGAAACAGAAGGGAAACAAATTGAGATTGAAGAGGAATCTTTGAAAATCGATATTAAGGAAAACCAGCCACAAGAAATAGCAGTAAACTCATCTGTACCAATTCATAGAGATTCACCTCCCCCAATAGAAATTGTAGAAGAGAAATCTGAAAGGGAAAAATGGAGGCCGGTTAAGAATGTTTTAGCGGAACCTATTCCCAAATCAACAGATTTGTTCAATGAAGATTTTAGCGATGATGATTCCTTCCTAAGCCCTTCAAATATTAAGGTTAAACCAAACAGTGCTAGCGAAACTAAAGAATTTATTAAACCAACTGAAGAAAATACTTTGGAGGCGAAGGAAAATATAGCTCCAGTCAATCCACCCAAGCCTTCAACTAAACCAACTGATTTGTTTAATGAAGATTTTAGCGATGATGATTCATTCTTGAGTGCATCCAAGACTAAGGACAATTCAGTAGGTGCTACAGCAactaaagaaattaaaataccaGCTGAACCCCAGTTGGTGAGTGAGATTAAGCCAAAAGAGTTACCACAGAAACTGCCACAGAACAAAGTAGATGAAATCACAACCATCGATGAAAAGGTTGACGTTTTGCCCGATGTGCTAAGCAAACCTCAAGAAAATGTTCCCGTTTCCGAAAGTCCGCCACCAGATAATGATGATAGCAATCAAGATCCCATTATTACAATGGTGGCCGATGCCACTAACAAGTCACCAAAAGAGATTTCCACCCCAAGAAAGCCTGCGGATCTGGCTGCTGCACAGCAAATCATGCAGAATTACTCGAATCTCTTTTCCGACGAACCGCCGGATGACagcgagtttttccaaacacTTGGAAGCAGCGGTCTCAGCAGCCTAAGTGCTTCGAAAATCTTCGACAGCGAGCATGACTTCTTTGAACCCGCCTTGCCCAAAATTCCAAGTGCGACCAAGCCATCGCCAGTGACGCCTGGAGATCAACCTTCTTCATCATCCGACTACGGCGCCATATGTTTGTTTAGTGATATCCCACCCGAAGATGACAATCATGCAGGTGAAGAATCACAGAAGCCAGCTGAAGCTCAAAAAGAGGAATCAGCAGCAACCACAACCCGAATACACACAATTTTCTACGATGACTTTAGTGAAACAGCAAGGGCAGGAGCAGGGCAGCCAGCTGCTAAGCAGTTTAGCTTCGATGATGAACCACCTCCAGCTGATGAGCCGGACCGTAGTAAGGATAAGAGTCCTAAGCTACCCAGTCCCACTTCTCCAGTAAAGAAACTAAAAATGCCTAACATCAATATAAATGTGCAGGCCTTGCTTCCTGGCTCTGGAGGCCTACCAAAGGTATTGAGGAAACAAGAGTCTTCGAGTTCTGAAAGAGAGGAATCTTCAAGCACAGCACAGTTTAAAGATCCCATACCGAGTTCCAAGGAGAACGTTATACCTTCAGCAGAGGGTGGCCTGCAGCATGTAAACAAATCTCGCGCTCGAGGACCTGCCAAAAGAAGACCCTCAACCCGTAAGGGAAGAAAGGAAAATTACGCAAAAAGCTTACAAGACTCTGAGCAGGCCATAACATCTTCAACTTCGATTCAAAAAGGGTCCTCTGATGATAAAGCAGAAGTAAAATACTCTGAGGCTACTTCCGCCAAGGCTCCCCTTCCTCAGTCAGTTAAAGctgaaaaaatgttttctgcTCCAGCACTTCCAACCCTAAATACTACGCCAGATCTCCAGCCGCTGGAAAGGCCACCTCCGTCTAAATACGGTGGATCATTTTTGGACAGCCCTGATGAAGATGATTCCTTCTTTAATTCTGTTGCGACACATGAAGTTCCTTCTGCAAAGACAGTTGGAGGCAAACAGGGATCTGATCCACCCAAGTCATATCGATCTTTTTTGGATAGTCCTGATGAAGATGATCTTCTATTCACTCCGTTTGAAAATAAGAAGGCAGCTGAAAGCGCCTTTCCACAAGCAGTTTCCAAAGAGCCACCAATGGATCGGCGCCAGTTAGAGAAGACCTCGGGACCGACCAAGTTAAGGAACTCTTTTCTGGACAGCCCAGACGAAGATGATTCGCTATTTAGTCCAGTCAAAACAGTGGCTGCACCTGGTGATCGGAATGCTGCTGCCGCTACAGTAGAAAGCAAGGAGGTTTCTGCAAAGGTGGCACCTCCTCCTTCCAAACTCCCAGACACAGCAAAGGCACAAGTTAAGGCCAAGCCACAAGCTGCACCAAAACTGTTTGATGAcagcgatgatgatgatgatttgTTTGCCAGTGCAGCTGTGCCAGCATCTGTGGCCAGTGTCCCAGTTACCAACAGGACTAAACAGCCCACCAAGCCGGCGGCGGCTTCTCTCTTTGGCAGCGATGATGAAGAACCAGAGGTGTCAGCCAAGATTGCTCCTGTCAAGAAGTTGCCCGTAAAGACAAGCAAAAGTCTGTTTAGcgacgacgatgatgatgatgacctTTTCGGAGGGGGCTCGAAGACCAAGGGCAGTGCTACCAAAAAAACCAAACCAGTGGCCAAGGCTGCGCCCAAAGCACCCACCAGTAAAGCCGCAACGGCGACTACAATCATTCCCTCTAAATCCAGCGATAATCCTTTGGCCGATCTGCTCGATTTCGAGTAA